A section of the Arabiibacter massiliensis genome encodes:
- the kdpC gene encoding potassium-transporting ATPase subunit KdpC, whose protein sequence is MKQAKTWVSAGLFFLVTTVLCGVLYTAVVTGIAQLFFPHQANGSIIEVDGTKYGSELVAQQFTDEKHMWGRLMSPSTGTFTDDEGNDVLWYGPSNLSPAGEDFEAAVQERIDQIREAHPEKGDRAIPSDLVTNSGSGFDPHISPAAAEYQVARLAKNTGKSEAEIREIIEKCTERPQFGILGDARVNVLKVNLMLDGIL, encoded by the coding sequence ATGAAGCAAGCGAAGACGTGGGTGAGCGCGGGGCTGTTTTTCCTCGTGACCACGGTGCTGTGCGGCGTGCTGTATACCGCGGTGGTCACCGGCATCGCGCAGCTCTTCTTCCCCCACCAGGCCAACGGCTCCATCATCGAGGTCGATGGCACAAAGTACGGAAGCGAGCTGGTGGCCCAGCAGTTCACCGACGAGAAGCACATGTGGGGCCGCCTGATGAGCCCGAGCACCGGCACGTTCACGGACGACGAGGGCAACGACGTGCTGTGGTACGGCCCGTCCAACCTGAGCCCCGCTGGCGAGGACTTCGAGGCCGCGGTGCAGGAGCGCATCGATCAGATCCGCGAGGCCCATCCTGAGAAGGGCGACCGCGCCATCCCGAGCGACCTCGTGACGAACTCCGGCAGCGGCTTCGACCCGCACATCTCGCCGGCGGCCGCCGAGTACCAGGTGGCGCGTCTGGCGAAGAACACGGGCAAGAGCGAGGCCGAGATCCGCGAGATCATCGAGAAGTGCACCGAGCGGCCGCAGTTCGGCATCTTGGGCGACGCGCGCGTGAACGTGCTCAAGGTGAACCTCATGCTGGATGGCATCCTGTAG
- a CDS encoding sensor histidine kinase KdpD, with translation MTDTAGEFEARRDPDAILKQIEEAEAAEGDTRGKLKVFFGYAAGVGKTYAMLEEAHAVLEKGFDVVVGYIEPHTRADTMALVEGLEQIPPLEVKHRGIVLREFDLDAVLERRPQIVLVDEFAHSNAPSSRHRKRYQDVEELLRAGINVFTTVNVQHLEGLNDKIAAITHVTVAERIPDRVFDEAASVELVDIEPDDLIERLEAGKIYLPDRARTALGNFFSQKNLAALREIALRRMADRLTRRAESTSAGRRVEAGEDVLVYVTHDPGNVKAVRAAANMAESYHGTFTAVVVESSQSKRFDNAQRGRLRANIDLAEELGAHVVTLFGDDIAQQIAQYAETAGVTHIVVGNATGLRTLALGREGLVNRLVRLVHGAVVDVVPTKDLPAQYGRLREAQGLHPTMGDVWKALAAAAIATAVGMVIYELGLSGSVILVLYLIVALLIATRADGFFYAVVVALASTVAYNFFFTVPRFTFNAYGINYPFIFGFLLVGTLVASSLAVRMKRQAEATARRAYRMEVLLESSRKLQGAKDVDACFRLTAEQIIKLLNRPVVMYRLDDAGRLLTPEVHDAPGTEGGDASSAALVSPSEAAVAAWVASNNERAGATTDTLVDARCLYLPIRSKGAVFGVAGIVMDEGEDDDFGAFEKNLLLMIIDECGQTSEQIAFADERRRMELRVEKETLRSNLLRTISHDLRTPLTSISGDADMLLHSEEALEPDLRRRMYRDIHDDARWLITLVENLLSITRIDNGTMQLAVQPELVADIVHEALQHVDRRAATRQVVVELEDELLMVNVDARLIVQVVINLVNNAIAYTPSEGRIGVTARRAGTALDPLVRIAVTDEGPGVSEEDRGHLFDMFYNGSTGKPGGKSGDFKRGMGLGLSLCRSIVEVHGGSIGARNVDPHGSEFWFTLPAVEVVDVVGEAMKKESCG, from the coding sequence ATGACCGATACTGCGGGCGAATTCGAGGCCAGGCGCGACCCCGACGCCATCCTCAAGCAGATCGAGGAGGCCGAGGCAGCCGAAGGCGACACGCGCGGCAAGCTCAAGGTGTTCTTCGGGTATGCGGCGGGCGTCGGCAAGACGTACGCCATGCTCGAGGAAGCCCACGCCGTGCTCGAAAAGGGCTTCGACGTGGTGGTGGGCTACATCGAGCCGCACACGCGCGCCGACACCATGGCCCTCGTGGAGGGCCTCGAGCAGATACCGCCCCTCGAAGTGAAGCATCGCGGCATCGTGCTGCGCGAGTTCGACCTCGACGCCGTGCTCGAACGGCGCCCCCAGATCGTGCTCGTGGACGAATTCGCCCACAGCAACGCCCCCAGCAGCCGCCATCGCAAGCGCTACCAGGACGTGGAGGAGCTGCTGCGCGCGGGCATCAACGTGTTCACCACCGTCAACGTGCAGCACCTCGAGGGTCTCAACGACAAGATCGCCGCCATCACGCACGTCACGGTGGCCGAGCGCATTCCCGACCGCGTGTTCGACGAGGCGGCGTCGGTGGAGCTCGTGGACATCGAGCCCGACGACCTCATCGAGCGGCTCGAGGCGGGCAAGATCTACCTGCCCGACCGCGCCCGCACGGCGCTCGGCAACTTCTTCTCGCAGAAGAACCTGGCGGCGCTGCGCGAGATCGCCCTGCGCCGCATGGCCGACCGGCTCACGCGCCGCGCCGAGAGCACCTCGGCCGGCAGGCGCGTGGAGGCGGGCGAGGACGTGCTTGTGTACGTGACCCACGACCCCGGCAACGTGAAGGCCGTGCGTGCGGCCGCCAACATGGCCGAGTCCTACCACGGCACGTTCACGGCCGTGGTGGTGGAGTCATCCCAGAGCAAGCGCTTCGACAACGCGCAGCGCGGGCGGCTGCGCGCCAACATCGACCTGGCCGAGGAGCTGGGCGCGCACGTGGTAACGCTGTTCGGCGACGACATCGCGCAGCAGATCGCGCAGTACGCCGAGACGGCGGGCGTCACCCACATCGTCGTGGGCAACGCCACGGGCCTGCGCACCCTCGCGCTCGGCCGGGAGGGCCTGGTGAACCGCCTTGTGCGGCTCGTGCACGGAGCGGTGGTGGACGTGGTTCCCACCAAGGATCTGCCGGCACAGTACGGACGCTTGCGCGAGGCCCAGGGGCTGCATCCCACGATGGGCGACGTGTGGAAGGCGCTCGCGGCCGCGGCCATCGCCACCGCCGTGGGCATGGTCATCTACGAGCTGGGGCTTTCCGGCTCGGTGATCCTCGTGCTGTACCTGATCGTGGCGCTGCTCATCGCCACGCGCGCCGACGGGTTCTTCTACGCCGTGGTGGTGGCGCTCGCCAGCACGGTGGCGTACAACTTCTTCTTCACCGTGCCGCGCTTCACGTTCAACGCCTACGGCATAAACTACCCGTTCATCTTCGGCTTCCTGCTTGTGGGGACGCTGGTGGCCTCGTCGCTCGCCGTGCGCATGAAGCGCCAGGCCGAGGCCACGGCGCGGCGCGCCTACCGCATGGAGGTGCTGCTGGAGTCCAGCCGCAAGCTGCAGGGCGCGAAGGATGTGGACGCGTGCTTCCGCCTGACGGCCGAGCAGATCATCAAGCTGCTGAACCGCCCCGTGGTGATGTACCGGCTCGACGACGCGGGGCGGCTTCTGACTCCCGAGGTGCACGACGCGCCCGGCACCGAGGGCGGCGACGCGTCGTCGGCCGCGCTTGTGTCGCCGTCGGAGGCGGCCGTGGCGGCCTGGGTGGCGTCGAACAACGAGCGGGCCGGCGCCACCACCGACACGCTCGTCGATGCGCGCTGCCTGTACCTGCCCATCCGCTCGAAAGGCGCGGTGTTCGGCGTGGCGGGCATCGTGATGGACGAGGGGGAGGACGACGACTTCGGCGCGTTCGAGAAGAACCTCCTGCTCATGATCATCGACGAGTGCGGGCAGACCTCCGAGCAGATCGCCTTCGCCGACGAGCGCCGCCGCATGGAGCTGCGCGTGGAGAAGGAGACGCTGCGCTCGAACCTGCTGCGCACCATCTCGCACGATTTGCGCACGCCGCTCACCAGCATCTCGGGCGACGCCGACATGCTGCTGCACAGCGAGGAGGCGCTCGAACCCGACCTGCGGCGACGCATGTACCGCGACATCCACGACGACGCGCGCTGGCTCATCACGCTCGTGGAGAACCTGCTGTCCATCACGCGCATCGACAACGGCACCATGCAGCTGGCCGTGCAGCCCGAGCTGGTTGCCGACATCGTGCACGAGGCGCTGCAGCATGTCGACCGCCGGGCCGCGACGCGCCAGGTGGTCGTGGAGTTGGAGGACGAGCTGCTCATGGTGAACGTGGACGCGCGCCTGATCGTGCAGGTGGTCATCAACCTCGTGAACAACGCGATCGCCTACACGCCGTCCGAGGGGCGCATCGGCGTGACGGCCCGCCGGGCGGGCACGGCGCTCGACCCGCTCGTGCGCATCGCGGTGACCGACGAGGGCCCCGGAGTTTCGGAGGAGGACCGCGGGCATTTGTTCGACATGTTCTACAATGGCTCCACCGGCAAGCCCGGCGGGAAGAGCGGCGACTTCAAGCGCGGCATGGGCCTGGGCCTGTCGCTGTGCCGTTCCATCGTGGAAGTGCACGGCGGCTCGATTGGCGCACGCAACGTGGATCCGCACGGCAGCGAGTTCTGGTTCACGCTGCCCGCCGTGGAGGTTGTCGACGTGGTGGGCGAGGCGATGAAGAAGGAGTCCTGTGGCTGA
- a CDS encoding response regulator → MAEGYRILVVEDDAAVRRLVTTTLGVHGYAVREAKSVAQALLELSSQPPDLAILDLGLPDGDGVDVIRTLREWSSLPVIVLSARLEDADKVAALDAGADDYLVKPFSVEELLARVRVALRRLERERAMQGGPEEAVYENGELRIDYAASCVTRGGEEVHLTPSEYKLLCLLARNTGKVLTHNYLLKEVWGSALASDRSSLRVFMATLRKKIEPDPANPLYIQTHVGVGYRMMRVE, encoded by the coding sequence GTGGCTGAGGGATACCGGATACTCGTGGTTGAAGACGACGCGGCGGTGCGCCGCCTGGTCACGACGACGCTCGGCGTGCACGGCTACGCGGTGCGCGAGGCGAAGTCGGTGGCCCAGGCGCTGCTCGAGCTGTCGTCGCAGCCGCCCGACCTGGCCATCCTCGATCTCGGTCTGCCTGACGGCGACGGCGTGGACGTCATTCGCACGCTGCGCGAGTGGTCGTCGCTACCGGTGATCGTGCTGTCCGCGCGCCTGGAGGACGCCGACAAGGTGGCCGCGCTCGACGCCGGCGCCGACGACTACCTGGTGAAGCCGTTTTCCGTGGAGGAGCTGCTCGCGCGCGTGCGCGTGGCCCTGCGGCGGTTGGAGCGCGAGCGCGCGATGCAGGGCGGTCCCGAGGAGGCCGTCTACGAGAACGGCGAGCTGCGCATCGACTACGCCGCCAGCTGCGTGACGCGCGGCGGCGAGGAAGTGCACCTCACGCCTTCGGAGTACAAGCTGCTCTGCCTGCTCGCACGCAACACCGGCAAGGTGCTCACGCACAACTACCTGCTCAAGGAGGTGTGGGGCAGCGCGCTCGCGTCCGACCGCTCGTCGCTGCGCGTGTTCATGGCGACGCTCCGCAAGAAGATCGAGCCCGATCCCGCCAACCCCCTCTACATCCAAACCCACGTCGGCGTCGGCTACCGCATGATGAGGGTGGAGTAG
- a CDS encoding helix-turn-helix transcriptional regulator, whose product MLGEKLVKLRKKQGMSQQQVAAALGVTRQTVSNWECDQGAPAFDKASALARLYGVSLDDLVADEVEVVALEDASSDDDGSHDLHVLKRLEGKECRICYRTSYDVVDMLKSTSMPEKARVLSVSDDWLRVEHELGIGSPWSKKETAVRLIDVSLIDSMLLWPDEDEGPGASSREEAVS is encoded by the coding sequence ATGCTGGGCGAGAAGCTTGTGAAGCTGCGGAAGAAGCAGGGGATGAGCCAGCAACAGGTGGCGGCGGCGCTCGGCGTGACGCGCCAGACGGTGTCCAACTGGGAGTGCGACCAGGGAGCGCCGGCGTTCGACAAGGCGAGCGCGTTGGCGCGTTTGTACGGCGTGAGTCTGGACGACCTCGTTGCCGACGAAGTGGAGGTGGTGGCGCTTGAGGATGCCTCGTCCGACGACGACGGTTCGCACGATCTGCATGTGCTGAAGCGCCTGGAGGGGAAGGAGTGCCGCATCTGCTACCGCACCTCCTACGACGTGGTTGATATGCTGAAATCCACTTCGATGCCCGAAAAGGCGCGCGTGTTGAGCGTCAGTGACGACTGGCTTCGCGTCGAGCACGAGCTGGGTATCGGATCCCCGTGGTCGAAGAAGGAGACGGCGGTGCGCCTCATCGATGTCAGCCTCATCGACAGCATGCTGCTCTGGCCGGACGAGGACGAAGGCCCGGGTGCGTCGTCGCGCGAGGAGGCGGTCTCATGA
- a CDS encoding DNA-directed RNA polymerase subunit beta, which produces MFPVVASPRFSVNVRRISQRLYFAEVDDPDEGLKASLLAALATVRMFPEAYPRTGVAQRRFTFEYRSAPYTVLYAFDGELITLHDIHFSRSARAAHWLTE; this is translated from the coding sequence ATGTTCCCAGTAGTCGCTTCTCCGCGCTTTTCCGTCAACGTCCGACGCATTTCTCAGCGGCTGTACTTTGCCGAGGTGGACGACCCGGACGAGGGCCTGAAAGCGAGCTTGCTGGCCGCGCTTGCCACGGTGCGCATGTTCCCCGAAGCTTATCCACGCACAGGAGTTGCGCAACGTCGATTCACTTTCGAGTACCGTTCCGCACCCTATACGGTGCTGTATGCGTTCGACGGCGAGTTGATCACGCTGCACGACATCCACTTCTCGCGCTCGGCGCGCGCCGCGCATTGGCTGACTGAGTAG
- a CDS encoding GMP synthase codes for MAYVTYEHTRIVAVEGGENMAEFQPDPFLTSLGMSIDEQRAYDAWCNAVVDASEAEIERTGITYTLDEVFEQAHEEIERLKREYPREEWGRPCSQ; via the coding sequence ATGGCATACGTCACGTACGAGCACACCCGCATCGTCGCCGTTGAAGGAGGTGAGAACATGGCAGAGTTCCAGCCGGATCCGTTTCTGACCTCCCTCGGCATGTCGATCGACGAGCAGCGCGCCTACGACGCCTGGTGCAACGCCGTCGTGGACGCCTCCGAGGCTGAGATCGAGCGCACGGGGATCACGTACACGCTCGACGAGGTATTCGAGCAGGCCCATGAGGAGATCGAGCGCCTCAAGCGCGAGTACCCTCGCGAGGAGTGGGGGCGGCCATGTTCCCAGTAG
- a CDS encoding ATP-binding protein, producing the protein MNEIILQTLRDFSLDDYRPIYRRDLDLGAPLQPRAGNLVKVVAGMRRCGKSYRLLQEMGALLRSGVSPDRMCYFNFEDERLSPVTPRTGDEVMETFYYLHPDALEQGAYFFFDEMQEMAGWGAWLRRIVDTRKATLYVSGSSSKMLSSEIATEFRGRALDFELLPYSFREICRIEGLLDDDSERGVFTSAQHARFERLFSSYLERGGFPAAQGVSSPQAIMLLQSYVQRVVLRDVVERHDLKRPRVATLFAQRALSSNGRQFSVRKTEGDFRSAGVTTSRELLSDLLEYFEEAYLLFLMKERAFSLAESSTTSPKVYAIDPGLALANARANTNDAGQRLENAVYLELRRRTIGLRREGIASLRTKEHGYEVDFVVGDVLDGDASCLWQVATRVDDPKTLDRELRALWEAMGEQGLEQATLIVGQGEKTTYKREGRRVEQVPAWQWFLQ; encoded by the coding sequence ATGAATGAGATCATCCTTCAGACGCTTCGCGATTTCTCTCTCGACGATTACCGCCCCATCTACCGGCGCGACCTTGATCTGGGAGCTCCTCTGCAGCCGCGAGCGGGCAACCTGGTGAAAGTGGTCGCGGGTATGCGGCGATGCGGCAAGAGCTACCGCCTGCTCCAGGAGATGGGCGCCCTCCTGCGAAGCGGCGTGTCCCCCGACCGTATGTGCTACTTCAATTTCGAAGACGAGCGCCTCTCCCCGGTGACCCCTCGGACGGGCGACGAGGTGATGGAAACATTTTATTACCTTCATCCCGACGCGCTCGAACAAGGTGCCTACTTCTTCTTCGACGAAATGCAAGAGATGGCGGGCTGGGGAGCTTGGCTCCGTCGGATAGTGGATACCCGTAAAGCGACTCTGTACGTCAGCGGTTCTTCCTCGAAGATGCTCTCGTCGGAGATCGCCACGGAATTTCGAGGTCGCGCGCTCGATTTCGAACTGCTGCCTTACTCGTTCCGCGAGATCTGCCGTATCGAGGGCTTGCTGGACGACGACTCCGAACGGGGGGTGTTCACCTCCGCGCAGCACGCCCGCTTCGAGCGGCTCTTCTCCTCCTATCTGGAGCGAGGAGGTTTCCCGGCGGCTCAAGGCGTCTCTTCGCCTCAAGCGATCATGCTGCTGCAATCCTATGTGCAGCGGGTGGTTCTGCGCGACGTCGTGGAGCGCCACGATCTGAAACGACCTCGCGTCGCGACCTTGTTCGCGCAGCGCGCCCTCAGCTCCAACGGAAGGCAGTTTTCCGTAAGGAAGACCGAAGGCGACTTTCGGTCTGCGGGCGTGACGACGAGCCGCGAGCTTTTGAGCGACTTGCTCGAGTACTTCGAGGAGGCTTACCTTCTTTTCTTGATGAAGGAGCGTGCGTTCTCCCTTGCCGAGAGCAGCACGACTTCGCCCAAGGTGTACGCGATCGATCCCGGATTGGCTCTCGCCAATGCCCGTGCAAACACGAACGATGCCGGTCAACGACTTGAAAATGCGGTGTACCTCGAACTTCGTCGAAGAACGATAGGGCTTCGCCGGGAGGGCATCGCGTCGCTTCGGACGAAAGAACATGGCTACGAAGTCGATTTCGTGGTCGGCGACGTGCTGGACGGAGATGCGAGCTGCCTCTGGCAAGTGGCAACACGCGTCGACGACCCGAAGACACTCGATCGCGAGCTTAGAGCTTTGTGGGAGGCGATGGGCGAGCAAGGGCTCGAGCAGGCGACGCTCATCGTCGGGCAAGGAGAGAAGACGACTTACAAACGGGAAGGGAGGCGTGTAGAGCAGGTACCCGCGTGGCAGTGGTTCCTTCAATAA
- a CDS encoding class I SAM-dependent methyltransferase, whose product MSIDTATGKEAPADLSSARVKEIFSAIAKKYERFNAVSSFGAYKAWLAGMMRQAPIGPDDDVLDIAGGTGDVTFTVARAKRPAHIQCTDLVDEMLDVARMHYAEGKAGGVPVDFEVVDAQDIPYEDASYDAITMAYGIRNMPERDRALAEMFRVLKPGGSLVCLEFSTPPNAMWRALYGFYLKHLIPFWGGLITGDREGFVYLARSIRAFPDQQGLAAMMEKAGFEDVTWKNYTGGIAAVHVARKPE is encoded by the coding sequence GTGAGCATCGACACCGCCACCGGCAAGGAAGCGCCTGCGGACCTCTCGTCCGCGCGCGTGAAAGAAATCTTCTCGGCCATCGCGAAGAAATACGAGCGGTTCAACGCCGTTTCGAGCTTCGGCGCGTACAAGGCGTGGCTCGCCGGCATGATGCGCCAGGCCCCCATCGGCCCGGACGACGACGTGCTCGACATCGCGGGGGGCACGGGCGACGTGACGTTCACCGTGGCGCGCGCGAAGCGGCCGGCCCACATCCAGTGCACCGATCTGGTGGACGAGATGCTCGACGTGGCGCGCATGCACTACGCCGAGGGCAAGGCGGGCGGGGTGCCGGTGGACTTCGAGGTGGTGGACGCGCAGGACATCCCCTACGAGGACGCCAGCTACGACGCGATCACCATGGCCTACGGCATCCGCAACATGCCCGAGCGCGACCGGGCGCTCGCCGAGATGTTCCGCGTGCTCAAGCCCGGCGGCTCGCTCGTGTGCCTGGAATTCAGCACGCCGCCGAACGCCATGTGGCGTGCGCTGTACGGGTTCTATTTGAAGCACCTCATCCCGTTCTGGGGCGGGCTCATCACGGGCGACCGCGAGGGGTTCGTGTACCTGGCGCGCTCGATCAGGGCGTTCCCCGACCAGCAGGGTCTGGCCGCCATGATGGAGAAGGCCGGCTTCGAGGATGTGACCTGGAAAAACTACACCGGCGGCATCGCCGCCGTGCACGTGGCGAGGAAACCGGAATAA
- a CDS encoding TIGR04190 family B12-binding domain/radical SAM domain protein, whose product MTYIHAPATYDFRERSIMYGPVSDMVPSTPIFEMYPLGLTTLCEYLERHGLRARIYNLASMMLHKKNFDVERNLAALDSHMFGIDLHWMPHCHGSIEVAKILKRLHPHVPVSFGGLSASIFHEDLIAYDCVDYVFRGDSTEEPMRMLIDRVSRAARTHTPVGDLSDIPNLTWKDASGAVRINPLSWVPDDMDAISLDYAYPMKGVLRHHDMTSYLPMKGWLSYPVTASLTCRGCARNCATCGGSAYAFKNHFGRRRVAWRDPKLLIRDIENVQNHVWGPIFVLNDFLQAGEEYTHEFITGLKGKVHNPIGFEFFGPPPGGDEFYQLLDDNLGNWSVEISAESHDDDVRKAFGKGHYKMAELEETIVDALSHPNCERFDLYFMTGIPQQTAASVRETGAYVQHLYERVGYDPRLVVLTSPMAPFLDVGSIAFDNPEKYGYKLRARTFEEHRERMILPSWKHIMNYESDYMSVDEMVDATYDAALDVNRIKGEHGILDAGMAAATDKRIREAREQMNRLDDVLYNGTGRIDARLGALKAEFERLSENTVAEKSELNWAFDVKPTHAKHLAKLWLANEPANALAKLTGKWRPAASDFEYPDQTTGELSPAWNADGTPNCTFKGMAVDGMGDGRALADESGAQVAAFGSVVAPGFSEANTNEAFDAANAQLEAGRAGTGVEAGRYAAIRAEAARTVERDPLLEQMMAEERERAEALARGEVARTVPRDAGGLQGAGGAKGAREARKLGELRDRKAE is encoded by the coding sequence ATGACATACATCCACGCGCCCGCCACGTACGACTTCCGCGAGCGCTCCATCATGTACGGGCCCGTGTCCGACATGGTGCCCTCCACGCCCATCTTCGAGATGTACCCGCTCGGGCTCACGACGCTCTGCGAGTACCTCGAGCGCCACGGGCTGCGCGCGCGCATCTACAACCTGGCGTCGATGATGCTGCACAAGAAGAACTTCGACGTGGAGCGGAACCTGGCCGCGCTCGACTCGCACATGTTCGGCATCGATCTGCACTGGATGCCGCACTGCCACGGCTCCATCGAGGTGGCGAAGATTTTGAAGCGCCTGCACCCGCACGTGCCGGTGTCGTTCGGCGGGCTGTCGGCGAGCATCTTCCACGAGGACCTCATCGCCTACGACTGCGTCGACTACGTGTTCCGCGGCGACTCCACCGAGGAGCCCATGCGCATGCTCATCGATCGCGTGTCGCGCGCGGCGCGCACGCACACGCCGGTGGGCGATCTGTCGGACATCCCGAACCTCACGTGGAAGGACGCCTCGGGGGCCGTCCGCATCAACCCCTTGAGCTGGGTGCCCGACGACATGGACGCCATCTCGCTCGACTACGCCTACCCCATGAAGGGCGTGCTGCGCCACCACGACATGACCAGCTACCTGCCCATGAAGGGCTGGCTCTCCTACCCCGTGACGGCCAGCCTCACCTGCCGCGGCTGCGCGCGCAACTGCGCCACCTGCGGCGGCAGCGCCTACGCGTTCAAGAACCACTTCGGCCGCCGGCGCGTGGCGTGGCGCGACCCGAAGCTTCTGATCCGCGACATCGAGAACGTGCAGAACCACGTGTGGGGGCCCATCTTCGTGCTGAACGACTTTCTGCAGGCGGGCGAGGAGTACACGCACGAGTTCATCACCGGGCTCAAGGGCAAGGTGCACAACCCTATCGGCTTCGAGTTCTTCGGCCCGCCGCCGGGGGGCGACGAGTTCTACCAGCTGCTCGACGACAACCTGGGCAACTGGTCGGTGGAGATCTCGGCCGAGAGCCACGATGACGACGTGCGCAAGGCCTTCGGCAAGGGCCACTACAAGATGGCCGAGCTTGAGGAGACCATCGTCGACGCGCTGAGCCACCCCAACTGCGAGCGGTTCGACCTATACTTCATGACCGGCATCCCGCAGCAGACCGCCGCGAGCGTGCGCGAGACAGGCGCCTACGTGCAGCATCTCTACGAGCGCGTCGGGTACGACCCGCGGCTCGTGGTGCTGACCTCGCCGATGGCGCCGTTTCTGGACGTGGGGTCCATCGCGTTCGACAACCCGGAGAAGTACGGCTACAAGCTGCGCGCCCGCACGTTCGAGGAGCACCGCGAGCGCATGATCCTGCCCTCGTGGAAGCACATCATGAACTACGAGAGCGACTACATGAGCGTGGACGAGATGGTGGACGCCACCTACGACGCGGCGCTGGACGTGAACCGCATCAAGGGCGAGCACGGCATCCTGGACGCGGGGATGGCAGCCGCCACCGACAAGCGCATCCGCGAGGCGCGCGAGCAGATGAACCGCCTGGACGACGTGCTGTACAACGGTACCGGCCGCATCGATGCGCGCCTGGGGGCGCTGAAAGCCGAGTTCGAGCGGCTCTCCGAGAACACCGTGGCCGAAAAGTCGGAGCTGAACTGGGCCTTCGACGTGAAGCCGACGCATGCGAAACACCTGGCGAAGCTGTGGCTGGCCAACGAGCCGGCCAACGCGCTGGCGAAGCTGACCGGCAAGTGGCGACCCGCCGCGAGCGACTTCGAGTATCCGGACCAGACTACCGGCGAGCTCTCCCCCGCCTGGAACGCCGACGGCACGCCCAACTGCACGTTCAAAGGCATGGCCGTGGACGGCATGGGCGACGGGCGGGCGCTCGCCGACGAGAGCGGCGCGCAGGTGGCCGCATTCGGCAGCGTGGTGGCCCCCGGATTCTCGGAGGCGAACACGAACGAGGCTTTCGACGCCGCGAACGCCCAGCTCGAGGCCGGACGCGCGGGTACGGGTGTGGAGGCCGGGCGCTACGCCGCCATCCGCGCCGAGGCCGCGCGCACCGTCGAGCGCGACCCGCTGCTCGAGCAGATGATGGCCGAGGAGCGCGAGCGCGCCGAGGCTCTAGCGCGCGGAGAGGTGGCGCGCACCGTGCCGCGCGACGCCGGCGGCCTGCAAGGAGCCGGCGGCGCCAAGGGCGCCCGTGAGGCCCGCAAGCTGGGAGAGCTGCGCGATAGGAAGGCGGAGTAA